Within the Pseudarthrobacter sp. W1I19 genome, the region TCAGGATGGAGGCGATGGGAGGCAGCGCGCCTTCGAAGATTTCACCGGTCTCCTTCAGCGACCAGTTGCGGCGGACCGCCAGCAGGAAGAAGGACAGTGCGACGGCGACGAGGAGGGCAAAGAACGGGTTGCCAACGAATGCCGCCAGGCCGTACCAGGAGTTGTCCTTGGGGATGGTGAGTGTGCCCAGGGTGCCGATAAGGATCTGCACAATGGGAGCGGCAATAAGGAAGATAATCAGGCCCGGACGCGGCGGTGCGATGGCAGCGGCACCGGGACCGTCGTGGCCCACCTTCACCAGCGAGTCGGAACCGAATTCCTCAACCTGTGCCTTGACGGACGGGAGGAGCTCGTAGTCCTTGCGGTTCATGATGCTGGCAACCCAGTAGGACAGGAAGCCCAGCGGAACGCAGATGGCCAGGGAGATGAGGGTGATGAGTCCGATGTCGGCGCCGAAAACGCCGGCGCCTGCCACGATGCCGGGGTGCGGCGGGACGGCGACGTGGATGGAGAGCATAATGCCGGCCATGGGCAGGCCGAACTTGACGGGGTGCACGTTGGCGATCTTGGCGAAGGCGTACACGATGGGGACCAGCACGATGATTCCGACTTCGAAGAACACCGGAATGGCTACCAGGAAGCCGACGGCGGTGAGGGCCACGGCCACACGCTTGGCGCCGAGCTTCTCGGTGAAGTGGGCTGCGAGCGACTGGACTCCGCCGGACACTTCGATCATCCGGCCCAGGACGGCACCGAGGGCAATCAGGAGTGCCACTTTGCCCATGGTGCTGCCCACGCCGTTGGCCACAACGGTGAAGACGTCCTTGAGCGGGATCTGCGCGGCGACGGCAACCATGATGCTGACCGTGAGCAGGGCAACGAAAGCCTGGATCTTAAAGCGGATGATCAGCACCAGCAGCACGGCGATGCCGAGGGCTGCGATGGTCAGCAGCAGCGGGGTTCCGAGTTCCACGGCGGGTTTGATGGACGGGGCATCAGCCACCCGCGCTATGAGCGGGCTCATGAGGTGGTTCATGACAGGTGTCTCCTTTGACGAGCCAGTCTTCCAGAAGACGGGCGATCAGGCGCTGGTTTTTTCTTAGGGGGAACGCTGGGAGGTACGGCGACGGCGGAAGGGGGACCGCCGTCGTCGTACGTTTCGGGGGAGGTTGCTTACTGCTTGGTGCGCTTGGTGGGGGCGACCACCTTGATGACTGCGGAGTCGTCGGCGGCGGCGAGGCCCTGGGCCTGGCCCAGGAGGTAGAGCTGCTCCGCGGCTGCGGCAACCGGGGCGGCCAGGCCTGCGGCGCGGGTGGCCTTGCCCACGATGCCCATGTCCTTGACGAAGATGTCCAGGCGGGACAGGACCTCGGCGCCTTCCTCGTTGTAGGCCTCGAGGATGCGGGGACCGCGGTTGGAGAGCATAAACGAACCGGCGGCACCGGCTTCAAGGGCGGCGAGCGTCTTGGCCTGGTCCAGCCCCAGCGCGTCGGCGAGGGCCATGGCCTCGGCGGCGGCGGCGATGTGCACGCCGCAGAGCAGCTGGTTGACGGTCTTCAGGGCCTGGCCGTCGCCGGGCTTGTCGCCCACCACGGTCAGGGTGGAAGCCAGGAGTTCCAGCGCGGGGGCTGCCTTTTCGCAGGCTTCGGGGGAAGCGCCGACGACGATGAGCAGGTCGCCTTCACCGGCGCGCTTGGGGCCGCCGGACAGCGGGGCGTCCACGAGCTCGACGCCGTATTCGGCCAGCTTGGCGACGGTGGCGGGGATGGCTTCGGTGCCTACGGTGCTGCCCAGGATCACGACGGCGCCCGGCTCCAGCACGGAGGCTACGCCGTTCTCGCCGAAGAGGACGTCGTTGAGCTGCTCGCCGTTGCGGACGGCCAGGAGCACGGCGTCGGCACCCTTGGCGGCTTCGCGGGCGGTGCTGAACGTGGCGATGCCGGCTTCTTCAGCGAGCTTGAGGCGGGGCTCGGCGATGTCGAAGCCGTGGACGGTCAGCTGGGACGCGAGGCGGGTGGCCATGGGCAGGCCCATGGCGCCGAGGCCCAGGACGGTGACGGTGTAGTTGCTGGTCATGGTGTTCTCCATTGAATTTTTGCGGGACTGGTGTTGGCGGTGACTGAGCTGCGTCGAAATCCAGGTTTCGACAAGCTCAACCACCGGGGGTTTCGACAAGCTCAACCACCGGTTAGAAGGTGTTGCTGAGTTTGCGGGTGACGTCGGCGAGGGACTGGTCGTCGCCCACGTTGCCGGCGAAAACGATGTACGGGATGCCCCTGGCGGGGCCGTCCACCGGCTCCCAGAGCGAAACGATGCCCGGCAGCATGGGGCCGCGGACGATCGCGTGGCGGATTTCCAGGCCGTGGGCAGCCACATCCGAGGACGTGATGCCGCCCTTGGCGATGACGAACCGCGGCGGGAAGGTCTTCAACGTCCGGTTCACCACGGCGACGACGGCGGCAGACACCGTGCGTGCCATCCGCAGGCTTTCGGCGGGGTCGTCGGTCTTGATCAGCAGGCGGCTGGTGTGGACGATGACGTCTCCGGCGCGGAGGGCGTCGACGACGGTGTCCACGGTCTGGTCCAGGTAGGCGTCGGCAGCGGATTCGGTTTCGGCGGAGAGGAGTTTCTCGACGTCGATCTCCACGATGCGGGCGGCGCTGTGCTGTTCGGTGAGGGCTTTGAGCTGGCGGGTGGTGACCCCCACATGGGACCCGACGACGATCAAGCCGCCGGCTTCGGATGGGGTGTTCCCGGCGTAGGCTTCAGCGCCGCTGAGTTCGGTCCGGATCTCCTGGCCGATGCGCGCGCGGCCGAACGGCGGGCCAACACGGTAGAGCAGCTTCTTTCCCCGGCGCTCAGCTTCTTCCAGGCCGAGAGACAAGGCACGGAGGTCGTTTTCGGTGACGATATCGGCCACGATGGGGGTTGAATCCGTGGCGGCTTCGATGGCGTCGGCGATGGCGTTGGCGCTGGTCTGTGCACCGTCGGCAGGATCCTGGGCGGCTGCTCCGGCGCGGATGGTGTTGAGGTCCAGGACGATCACGGATCCGGCGGCGAAGCGTCCCTGGGACTTCTCCTGGACGTAGTCGGCCATCACGGAGGTGGTGAAGCCGAAGGTGGCGTCCTTCGCGAATTCGGTCTCGGACACCGGGGTGAGGGTGCCTGCTGCCTCGCCGGTGCCGCGCATGTAGTGGACGCCGCCGATGGTGACCCGTCCGGCGTCGGGGAAGGCTGGAACCAGGACCACGCCGTCGGTCTTTTCCCCGCTGGCCTGGGCCACGGTGGCGGCGATGACGTCCGGCTCCAGGGGGTAGTGGCCGCGCAGGGTGGAATCGCTGCGGCTGACGAAGCCGAGGCGGAGCTGGGCGGGTGACCCAGCGGCGGCGAGGGCGTTTCGGACCACTTCCTCGTTGCGGGCCGCTGCTTCTGCGGGGTCCAGGCTGCGGGTGTTGGTCAGGACGTAGACGGCGGGTTTGGACTGGCCGAAGGCCCAGATGAAGTCATCGACGTCCCAGCGGGTGAGCACGGGCAGGTCTGCCACGGACTGGGTTCCGGTGGGGTCGTCGTCGAGCACTACCAGGACCCGCGGTGTCTCTGCGTTGGAGGCGGCCACGGCGTCAGCCACGGTCGCGGCGGGAATCCGGACCTCGGCCGGATAGGCGGCCAGAACGTCTGCTTCAAGCTTCACGGTGCACTCCCTTGTGTATGGGTCCTCGGAACCTGGTGGAACTGTAAGATGTCTGACATCTTGCATTTGAATGCTAGTGTGGCACAGGACATAAAGACGCGCAAGTAGACTTGTCTGACATATCCGCAATGGCAGTAATGGGGGCAGCAGCATGGCAAGGAAGTCGCTGGTAGGCCAGGTGGCAGATGAGCTCCTGGACCGCATCATTGCAGGCGAATTTCCGCCGGGATCACTCGCCCCCGGAGAGCATGAACTCAGCGCCCGGCACGAAGTCAGCCGCATGACCGTCCGCGAAGCCATGAAAACCCTCGAGGCGCAGCACATCCTCAGCGTGGAGCGCGGCCGCGGCACGTTCGTCAACCCGCTCAACCGGTGGGCCTCCCTGGAAGCGGTGCTGCGCGCAGCGTCAGAGGGCAAAAACGAAGCCGAAGCCTCCGTCCAGCTCATCGAACTCCGGCGGATGCTGGAGACGGGCGCCTGCGAACTGGCGGCGGGACGGATCAGCGACAGCGACATCCAGACGCTCTTCGGCCATGTGGCCGCCATGCGCGCCGCCCACGAGGTGAACGATGTTGCCGCCTTCGTGGAAGCTGACCTGGCTTTTCACGACCTGATCCTGCATGCCTCAGAGAATGTTTTTGTGGCCGTTTTGTTCGAGCCGCTTCATCGCGTGCTGGAGAAGCGGCGCACGGAAACTTCGGCCGTGCCCCAGATCCAGGAGCACGCCATCGGGCATCACCAGAACATCGCTGAAGCCCTCGAATCCCGGGACCCCGCACGCTCCCGCGAAGCGATGGACGCGCACATGCAGCAGACCCTGAACGACCTCAAGAACCTGGTGTTCGAGGCCAAGTAGCCCCGGCGCCAGGGTCAGTCCGCCGGTGGGGCCGTGGTTCCGCGGACCACCAGTTCAGTTGCCACTTCCAGGGCCGTCGGCGTTCCGGAGGCAGACTGGTCCTGCTGTTCTGTCAGCATCCCCACCGCCATCGAGGCCAACTGCGCCAAGGGCTGCCGTACCGTAGTGAGGGGTGGCGACGTCAGGGCGGCCTGGGAAATATCGTCAAAACCCACAATGCTGAGGTCCTGCGGGACACGCAGCGAGCGCTGCGCCGCAGCGTTCATCACACCAAGGGCCTGAAGGTCACTTCCGGTGAAGATCGCGGTGGGCGGTTGGGCCAGGTCCAGCAATTCCCCACCGAGCCGCATCCCCGATTCGGTGCTGAAATCGCCGTCCTGTACCAGCTCAGGCAGTACTGGCAGCCCGGCCTCGTGCAGCGCAGCAGCATAGGCGGCATAACGTGCGCGGCCATGTCCGGGACTGTGCTTGCGGCCGGTAATGATGCCGATCCGCCGGTGGCCCTGCCCCAGCAGGTGGCCAACTGCCGCCAGGGCGCCCGAGAACGACGCCGGGCTGACGCTGGGGATGGCGAGTCCTTCCGCACCCTCGGGGTCGATGGCGACGGCGGGAATCTTCAGGGTCCGCACCACACTAACCAGGCGGGAGCCCTTCCGCGGAGCCAGCAGGAGCACGCCGTCGAGCCGGTTCACGGACGGCTCCCGCAGCTTGCGCCACCGCTCCGGCGTTACGTGCCCGGCACGGGCATAGGCCACCGCATATCCCAGCCGATCGGCTGCCGCTTCCACGCCTTCCATCAGTTCCAGCACCCAGGGTGAATCGAAGTTGTTGACCACCAGCTGCAGGAAGCCCGGCTGGGCGGGCGCCGCCGCGCGCTTGGAGTAGTCCAGCTCCTCCAGGGCCTGCTGCACCCTGGCACGGGTAGCTTCGGAAACGTGGGTCCGGCCGTTGAGCACCTTGGAAACGGTGGGCACCGATACACCTGCCGCGGCCGCGACGTCAGCGATCTTGGGACGCGGAGTGGCGGTCACGGGGGCAGTCCTCATGTGGTTGCGGCGGCAAGTTGCGGAGCAGTGGTGCGGCGGGCGGGCGAGACATCCACGCGCACGGGTCCCACGATAACATTTCCGCTTTCCTCCGAACCCAGTGGAGACGTGGCGAAAAGGCCCAGTTCGGCGCCTATCCACTGGCCCTTGACCACATCGAAGTCCCAGCCCTGGACCTCCCACGGCTTCCCGGGTCCGGAACGCCAGGCGAAAGTGGCGCGGGGGGCTCCGTCGGTGCGGATCTGCAGCTCTATCCGGGGGCCCGGCAACGCAATCCTTCGGCCCAGCCGCTGCTCGTGCGGACCCTCACCTCCGGTGCCATCGCCGAGGACATAGCCTTCATCTGTCCTGATGATGCCGAGCCAGGCGTACTTCAGGCCGAGCACCACCACTCCTGCCCGGGTCCCCACCGGCACATCCTGCAACTCCAGGGAGGTAGTGAAGGTGGACGGTGTGCCCGGCAGGATCTGTCCCAGCACGTTGGGCAACTCCTGCAGGTTCACCGGATCATTGGCCTTCGGCTTCAGGACAAGGTGCCCTCCCCCGCACTGGTGCGCCCAGTCCTCCTGCGGATTCGCCTGCCAGTGCCATTGCGGCCCCAGCCGTGGCGAGGAGAAGTCGTCACTGGCGGGAGGCGACACATCCTGGGCAAAAGTACCCAAGGGGTAGGTGTGGGCGGGCACCGGGGTGCCGGGTCCGCCGTCGGGATTCCGCTCCCCCATCCAGGGCCAGCCGTCCTCGGTCCACCCCATGGGCTGCAGGTGCACTACGCGGCCGTATGGCCCGCGGTCCTGGAAATGCAGGAACCAGTCCTCGCCGCGGGGACTGGTGACCCACGCGCCCTGGTGCGGGCCGTTCACCTCGCTGCTCCCCTGCTCCAGGACACGCCGCTCCTCATAAGGCCCGAACGGGGACCGGGAGCGGAACACTGACTGCCAGCCGGTCGCCACGCCGCCGGCCGGCGCAAAGATCCAGTACCAGCTGCCGCGCTTGTAGAACTTCGGCCCCTCCAGTGTGGTGTAACCCGGCAGGTCCGCCCCGTTGATCACGTGGGTTCCGTTGTCCAGGAGCCTGCCGGCTTCCGGGCTCATGCGGTGGACCGTGAGCCGGTTCTTGACTCCGATCCGGCTCTGCGCCCAGCCATGCACCAGGTAAGCCTGGCCGTCATCGTCCCAGAGCGGGCAGGGATCGATGAGCCCGCGGCCGGGGTAGAGCAGGTGCGGCTCGGTCCACGGGCCCTCCGCCTTTTCCGCGCTCAGGACGAAGATGCCGTGGTCCGGATCAGGATAGAAGATCCAGAAGCGCCCGTTGTGGTGGCGCAGCGCCGGGGCCCACACGCCGCTGCCGTGCCGGACGAGTGAATAGTGGCTGGCCTGCGGCAATTGGGTCAGCGCATGGCCGATGTGCTCCCAGTCCACCAGGTTCCGGGAGCGCAGGACCGGCAGCCCGGGCACGCGGTTAAAGCTGGAGGCAATGAGGTAGTAGACACCGTTGACCTGCACGGCGTCGGGGTCCGGCCAGTCGGCGTTGAGGATGGGATTGCGGTAGACGGGGGTGGGGATCCGGGTGGTCATGGTGTCCTGTCGGGAGAGCCGGGGTTGATGAGGGGGTGCTGGTCCAGGAGTTCCAGGGCACGCGCGGCCGTGGACACGGGCCCGTCATGGATGACGGCGTGCAGCGCCAGTTTCAGCGGGTTGCGGTGGTCCACAACGGCGGGTTTGGCCCACGCCACCGCCGGTCCGGCGCCAAGGTAGCCCTCCGCCCGAACGAACCACGGCAGGATCTGGCCTGCCTCCTGAGCCAGGAGCACCGTCACGGGTGCGCCGTCGATGACCAGGCTGATGGACAACCAGCGCGATCCGGAACCGTGGGCGGCGCCTCCGCCGCTCCCTGCCTCGGACAGGACCAGCGCCTCGCCCGCACTCTCCGGAAAGCGCCAGAAGATGCCGCCGTAGCCGGCACCTTTCCTGCCTTTGACGGCCGACGACGACACTTCCAGCCGCTGTACGTCCACCGCCGGGACAATCACCGAGGACAACGAAAGGGCCCAAGTTGCGGCTCCGGTGTTGCGGAAATACCGGATGCGGCGTTGTTCAACGGCTAGTTCCCGGCCGTCCTCGGCGAGCCACGAGACCCGGCCTGATTCCTCCACGCCTTCCGCAGGCTGTGTGCACTGCCAGCCCTTCGGCATTTGTGTTCCGTGGTTAGGCAAAAGCATCGGGCCGCCGGCGGCGGTGTAGGTGGAACCGCCCCAAAAGTTGGTGCCGTTCACATCGGAAAAGGCAACGGAGAGCCCCAGGTGATGCGGGTGGTCTGAGGGTTCGGCGTCGGTGACAACCACACCCGCCCGTGAGCGCAGCGGATGAAGATAAGGCCGCAGGGCAGTGTTGTGCGTGGCAAGAGGATGCTTTTGGGGCGCAACGCCACGTGCCGCTGCAGGGGTATCGATGGGAATGGCCAAGCGGACCTCCAGTGAGGGGCAGTTCCAGGATGTGGGCATCAGCATACGCAGATCAGAAATAAATCGGCAAGCACGAGAGAAAGTTTCTGTCCCGCGATGTCGCCCCAGTTTCCAAAAACGTGTTGACAGTCACACTATTCTCTTGCTAGAAATCGTTTACTGAGTTTTGCTTTGTGGGCAGCATCGCTTGGACGTGTAGCCGTTCCCGCAGTCACAGGGAGCGACTTTCTTCCAGAAACTTTCCGGACATCCAGCACAGAAACCACTACCTGGCGGTGGTGGAAAACCCTTTAGAGAGGCGTCATTCAATGATGAAGACAGTTGGCACACCGATCTCCCGCAGGCTGGTTTTGGGCGCAGCCATCACTGCTGCCGGACTGGCCTTGAGCGGTTGCGGAGGAGGTGCGGCCCCCGCGGCCGGCGGAGATGTGGAGCTCAACTTCGTGTTCTGGGGTGATGCCAACCGGGCCAAGGTGACGGAGGAGGCGCTGCGGATCTTCGAGGAGAAGAACCCCGGAATCAAAGTGAAAACCGAGTACCAGGACAGCGGTCCCTATGCGGACAAGCTGGCTACCCGCTTCGCCGGCGGAAACCCGCCGGACGTGCTGGCCATGGCAAACCGCAGCCTCCTGGAGTACGCCCAGCGCGGCACCCTGGCGGACTTGAAGAACCTTAAGGAACTCAATCTCGGTAAAGTGCCGGACACGGTGCTGAGCCGTGGCGAAGTGGACGGCAAGCTCTACGGCCTCGCCACCGGCGTCACCACCATTGGCATGGTGGTCAACAAGACCATCACCGACCAGGCCGGCGTCACCATCCCCGACGACAAGACGTGGAGCTGGGAAGACTACGCGAAGTTCGCCACCGAGGTGACGCAAAAGACCGGCGGAAAGGTCTATGGTGCCGGTTACGACGTGTCCACCGAGACCGGGCCCATCATGCTTGCCAGGCAGCGCGGCGAGGATTTCTACACCAAGGACAACAAGCTGGGCGTCAGCGAGGAGACCATCCGCGACTGGTTCCAGTACAGCGTTGACCTGCGCAAGGCTGGGGGCTACCCGCCGGCCGGCTTCTTCGAACAGATTGGCGGCTCCCCCGCGCAGTCCTACCTGGCCAAGGGCACGGTGGCCTCACAGATCATCCCCATCAACAACTACAAGGGCTACAACGACGCTGTTGATGGAGACGTGGTGCTGCTGCGTATCCCCGGTGAGACCTCCGGCGAGCGCCGCGGCTACTCCGCCGACCCCACCATGCTGTGGTCCATTGCCGCCAAATCCAAGCATCCCAAGGAGGCTGCCAAGCTCCTGGACTTCCTGACGAACGACGCCGACGGCGCCGCCCACACATTGACGCAGCGCGGTGTTCCGGTGAATCCCGAGGTTGCTGAATCCATCACCTCCAAACTCAGCGAGGACGACAAGAAGTTTGTTGACCTGATGGCCGACATCCAGAAGGACGATCTCGCCCCCGCCTACGTGTACCCCAAGGGTGCCAGCGTTGTGGCGGACACCCTCAAGCAGCTTGCCACCGAGGTGGAATTCGGCCGTGTAACCCCTGCTGATGCAGCGAAGACCTTCCTTGAGAAGAGCAATGCAGCCATCAATAAGTAGGCGCACTGGCCTCTTTTCACAGTCCGAAGCCGCCACATCCACCACCGGCACCTCCGACGATAGGAGCCTGGCGCCATGTCAGTGCTGACCAAACAAGCCCCCGGCGCGGCCCCCACCTTGGCCGCGCGGGGCGGGAAACCCGGCCGGGCACGCCTCAAGCGCAAGAACCAGCGTTCGGGCTACCTCTTCCTGCTGCCATGGTTCATCGGCATGCTGTTCACCATCATCCCGTTCTTCGCTTCGCTCTACCTGGCGTTTACCGACTACAACCTCTTCACGGAGCCGAACTTTGTGGGCCTGGCCAACTTCCAGGCCATGTTCGAGGATCCGCGCCTCCTGCAGTCCCTGAAGGTCACTTTCATCTACACCTTCGTGTCAGTTCCCATCTCGCTGGCCGTTGCCCTGCTGATAGCCCTGGTGCTGAACCGTGGCCTCCAGGGCCTGGCGATCTACCGCTCCGTGTACTACCTGCCGTCCCTGCTGGGCGGGAGTGTGGCGATTGTGATGCTGTGGCGCTACATCTTCGGCAACGAAGGCATCGTCAACGGTTTCCTGCGCCTCCTGGGAATCCAGGGCCCGGCCTGGGTCACCGACCCGGAATTCGCCCTGGGGACCCTGATCGTCCTGAACGTGTGGACCTTCGGCTCGCCGATGGTGATTTTCCTGGCCGGGCTCCGGCAGGTCCCCACCATGTACTACGAGGCCGCTGCCATTGACGGCGCATCGCGGTGGCGCCAGTTCCGCAGCATCACCCTGCCGCTGATCAGCCCCATCATCTTCTTCAACCTCATCATGCAGCTGATCGGGTCTTTCCAGACCTTCACCCAGGGCTATGTGATGAGCGGCGGCACCGGCGGGCCGGCGGATTCCACCCTGTTCTACAACCTGTACCTGTACCAAAAGGGCTTTACGGAGTTCGAGATGGGCTATGCCTCCGCCATGGCGTGGCTGCTCCTGATGATCATCGCGGTTTTTACTGCCATCAACTTCATCGCATCCAAGTTCTGGGTCTTCTACGACAATTAAGGCACCGCTATGGCTCTCCTCGAACTACCTCTCAAAAACAAGCAGAAGAAGGAAGCACCTGCAGAGGATGCTTTGACGGGCACCACAGGCACCCGCTTCTCCCGGCACCTCATCCTGTGCCTGGTTGGCCTGGTGATGCTCTACCCTCTGCTGTGGCTGATCTCGAGCTCGTTCAAGCCCAGCAATGACATCTTCCGGCAGCTTGGGCTGTGGCCTGAAAACTGGGACTTCAGCAACTACGCCCAGGGCTGGACCGCCCTGGACCAGCCCTTCCATGTCTACCTGATCAACTCACTGATCGTGGTGGTGTTCTCGATCGTGGGCAACATCTTCTCCTGTGCCCTGGCTGCCTACGCCTTCGCCCGGATGGAGTTCACCGGCCGGAAGCTGTTCTTCGCGCTGATGCTGGGAACCCTCATGCTCCCCGGCCACGTGCTCCTGGTGCCGCAGTACATCATCTTTTCGCAGCTCGGCTGGCTGGACACCTACCTGCCGCTGATCGTTCCCAACTTCATGGCCACCAACGCCTTCTTTATCTTCCTGATGGTCCAGTTCATGAAGGCGCTGCCCAAGGAACTCGACGACGCAGCGCAAATCGATGGCTGCGGCCCATTCCGGACCTTCCTGCGAGTCATCCTGCCGCTCTGCGTACCGGCGATGGCCACCACCGCCATCTTCACGTTCATCTCCACCTGGAACGAGTTCTTTGGTCCCCTGCTGTACATCCAGAACCAAGACCTTTATACAGTTCCCCTGGCGCTGCGGGCCTTTATGGACTCCGAAGGCCAGAGCATGTGGGGACCCATGTTCGCCATGTCAGTGGTGTCCATCGCCCCGATCATCGGCTTCTTCATCGCCGGGCAGAAGTACCTCATTAACGGCATCGCCACCACCGGCCTGAAGTAGCACAGGTCTGAAGTAATGCAGGCCTCAAGCAGCGCAGCCTGAAGTACTGCAGGCCTGCAGCGGCGCCGTCCGAACCGGGAACGGACTGAACCACAGACCGGGAACCATCTCCGCACGCATCATCAGCACATCAACCATCCCTCATTGAACGTGCCCGGGCCGGAGGCTGCCCGCGCACAAAAACAAAGGAGTTTTTGTATGAGTTTGCGACGCCTTCTCGGCGCGGCCACCGCCGTCGCCCTCCTGGGAAGCCTGACGGCGGTTCCAGCCGCCACCGCTGCCCCGCCCAATACCCTGCAACAACCAGGTGCCATCCCCGCAACTCCCGCACCGGCCGCTGACGCCGCCACGGAGGCGATGTGGAAGCAGACCCCGGACGGCTTCGCTGCGCTGCCCGGCTACGGCCTGGCCGGAACCACCGGCGGGCAGTCGGGGCGGATTGTCACCGCGTCCACCATCCAGGAGCTACAGGACTTTGCCGCGGCGCCCGAACCGCTGGTCATCTTCATCAGCGGCAGCCTGAAAGCCACGGATTACATCAAGATCCCGGTGGCCGCGAACAAGAGCTTCATCGGCACCGGCGCGGGCGCGGAGGTGGTGAACGCCGGCTTCAAGCTCATCAACACCTCCAACGTCATCTTCCGGAACTTCACCATCCGCGACGCCTATATTCCAGGCGACTGGGACGGCAAAACCCCGCAAAACGACCGCGACGGCATCCAGATCGACACCACGCACCACGTCTGGGTGGACCACATGAAGATCCAGCGAATGGGCGACGGCCTGATCGACACCCGCAAGGACTCGGACCTGGTCACCTACTCCTGGAACGTGTTCGCGGACAACAACAAGGCCCTGGGCGTGGGCTGGACAGCCAACGCCGTAACCCGTATGACCATCCACCACAACTGGATACGCAACACCACACAGCGGAACTTCAGCCTCGACAACACCGCTGCAGCGCACGTCTACAACAACTACCTGCAGGACATCGGCCAGTACGGCATGATGGGCCGCAATGCCGCCAAGGTGGTCCTGGAAGCCAACAGCTTCAGCGCCGTCCAGGACCCGATTGTGGCCAAGGATCCTGCCACCGAGGTGGTCAACCGGGACAACGTCTTCAACGGCACCCGCGGCCGCAAGGACAGCGTGGGGACCGCCTTTGACCCATCGCAGAACTACAGCTACCAAAAAGATGACGCTGGCCGCGTACCGGAAATTGTTGCCGCCGG harbors:
- a CDS encoding ABC transporter substrate-binding protein; the encoded protein is MMKTVGTPISRRLVLGAAITAAGLALSGCGGGAAPAAGGDVELNFVFWGDANRAKVTEEALRIFEEKNPGIKVKTEYQDSGPYADKLATRFAGGNPPDVLAMANRSLLEYAQRGTLADLKNLKELNLGKVPDTVLSRGEVDGKLYGLATGVTTIGMVVNKTITDQAGVTIPDDKTWSWEDYAKFATEVTQKTGGKVYGAGYDVSTETGPIMLARQRGEDFYTKDNKLGVSEETIRDWFQYSVDLRKAGGYPPAGFFEQIGGSPAQSYLAKGTVASQIIPINNYKGYNDAVDGDVVLLRIPGETSGERRGYSADPTMLWSIAAKSKHPKEAAKLLDFLTNDADGAAHTLTQRGVPVNPEVAESITSKLSEDDKKFVDLMADIQKDDLAPAYVYPKGASVVADTLKQLATEVEFGRVTPADAAKTFLEKSNAAINK
- a CDS encoding carbohydrate ABC transporter permease, whose amino-acid sequence is MSVLTKQAPGAAPTLAARGGKPGRARLKRKNQRSGYLFLLPWFIGMLFTIIPFFASLYLAFTDYNLFTEPNFVGLANFQAMFEDPRLLQSLKVTFIYTFVSVPISLAVALLIALVLNRGLQGLAIYRSVYYLPSLLGGSVAIVMLWRYIFGNEGIVNGFLRLLGIQGPAWVTDPEFALGTLIVLNVWTFGSPMVIFLAGLRQVPTMYYEAAAIDGASRWRQFRSITLPLISPIIFFNLIMQLIGSFQTFTQGYVMSGGTGGPADSTLFYNLYLYQKGFTEFEMGYASAMAWLLLMIIAVFTAINFIASKFWVFYDN
- a CDS encoding carbohydrate ABC transporter permease — translated: MALLELPLKNKQKKEAPAEDALTGTTGTRFSRHLILCLVGLVMLYPLLWLISSSFKPSNDIFRQLGLWPENWDFSNYAQGWTALDQPFHVYLINSLIVVVFSIVGNIFSCALAAYAFARMEFTGRKLFFALMLGTLMLPGHVLLVPQYIIFSQLGWLDTYLPLIVPNFMATNAFFIFLMVQFMKALPKELDDAAQIDGCGPFRTFLRVILPLCVPAMATTAIFTFISTWNEFFGPLLYIQNQDLYTVPLALRAFMDSEGQSMWGPMFAMSVVSIAPIIGFFIAGQKYLINGIATTGLK
- a CDS encoding pectinesterase family protein — translated: MSLRRLLGAATAVALLGSLTAVPAATAAPPNTLQQPGAIPATPAPAADAATEAMWKQTPDGFAALPGYGLAGTTGGQSGRIVTASTIQELQDFAAAPEPLVIFISGSLKATDYIKIPVAANKSFIGTGAGAEVVNAGFKLINTSNVIFRNFTIRDAYIPGDWDGKTPQNDRDGIQIDTTHHVWVDHMKIQRMGDGLIDTRKDSDLVTYSWNVFADNNKALGVGWTANAVTRMTIHHNWIRNTTQRNFSLDNTAAAHVYNNYLQDIGQYGMMGRNAAKVVLEANSFSAVQDPIVAKDPATEVVNRDNVFNGTRGRKDSVGTAFDPSQNYSYQKDDAGRVPEIVAAGAGPRENNAPNNTTNITVALDGTGDFGSLQAAIGSIPSGSTLPRTITVKPGTYRESVNIWADRPNLTLQGATANPADVVISYDLPANGAKFFGGTWGAGGSATLNVLAEGTTIRNLTVENAYDEAANGGSQALAVRTVADRVTFDGTRFLGNQDTYLADTTGRDATARTYLRNCYIEGDVDFIYGRGTAVLDSCTIHSLDRGSDTNNGYIVAPSTKNSNPYGILIANSTLTSDAAPGTVSLGRPWFASSDPDAHPMAVIRDSVLGSHIAVRGWADMSGHAWTEGRFAEFNNTGPGAYVNEFHPHLSPEGSAKFTVETFLGDWTPAGRG